One stretch of Ooceraea biroi isolate clonal line C1 chromosome 4, Obir_v5.4, whole genome shotgun sequence DNA includes these proteins:
- the LOC105285966 gene encoding uncharacterized protein LOC105285966, with amino-acid sequence MDFQNVNSLNVRLNMFSGNLLPMTSDDSLFPIPWRIYSVIIWLIEMIYICGMTLALILIPKEVLQDGGTMGFLVSIEVFVLMMRMNSRRDLISQLIKDLNGMLRSEDETMKNIVLSILKPINTPLEFYWIAGTSSLMIWSYIPLVVLSKKTYFSYSDFRVPIVLTKQPFTVEIFVLGTILVFIGNLYLFTKKVALDVYMINFVLLMTAQYHYIATKLAMIFRDAQDTDDKVREGCYFKISSYAERRMRTLCRHHNSVMYITSMLKELLSSNMSLMYLSNVFRFCFLGIMLISAILSSNLFDTFMISMFISGGLVQLYILCLCVQQLLNASMEITNRAFHEKWYQYESSLKRIFMLMIMSNNLVCKLSKFEKFNLSLSSFTTILNQSYSIALLFLKMK; translated from the exons ATGGACTTCCAAAACGTTAATTCCCTAAATGTTCGACTGAACATGTTCTCAGGCAATTTGTTACCGATGACTAGCGATGATTCGTTGTTTCCTATTCCATGGAGAATATACAGCGTGATTATATGGCTAATTGAAATGATTTACATCTGCGGAATGACCTTGGCACTCATATTGATACCGAAGGAGGTTCTTCAAGATGGAGGAACGATGGGCTTCTTGGTGAGCATAGAAGTATTCGTTTTGATGATGCGAATGAACTCACGCAGAGATTTAATAAGTCAGTTGATCAAAGATCTGAATGGCATGCTGCGTTCCGAAGACGAGACCATGAAGAACATCGTACTGTCGATCTTGAAACCAATCAATACTCCGCTCGAGTTTTATTGGATAGCTGGTACCAGTTCTCTAATGATATGGTCTTACATACCGCTCGTAGTACTCTCCAAGAAGACATATTTCTCGTACAGCGATTTTCGAGTACCAATCGTCTTGACAAAACAGCCATTCACGGTAGAGATCTTCGTGCTGGGAACCATTCTCGTATTTATCGGCAACCTATATCTGTTTACAAAGAAAGTTGCCCTGGATGTGTACATGATCAATTTTGTGCTACTGATGACAGCGCAATATCATTACATCGCAACGAAGCTTGCAATGATATTTCGCGATGCACAAGATACGGACGATAAAGTACGAGAAGgatgttattttaaaataagttCTTATGCCGAAAGGAGAATGAGAACGTTATGTAGACATCATAACTCTGTGATGTA CATAACGTCAATGTTAAAAGAACTATTATCTTCGAATATGAGTTTAATGTACTTGAGTAATGTTTTTCGGTTTTGCTTTCTCGGCATTATGTTAATAAGTGCA ATATTATCGTCGAATTTGTTCGACACATTTATGATCAGCATGTTTATATCCGGTGGCTTAGTGCAATTGTATATTCTATGCTTATGTGTGCAACAATTGCTAAATGCG AGCATGGAAATAACGAATAGAGCATTCCACGAAAAATGGTATCAGTATGAATCATCGCTAAAACGTATTTTCATGTTGATGATAATGAGTAATAATTTAGTATGCAAACTTTCAAAGtttgagaaatttaatttgtccTTATCTTCGTTTACGACG